The Chryseobacterium sp. JV274 sequence ATTTTATAAACTCCGGTTTCGGGTTTGACAGGAATAAGTTCCTTAGGAATTGTACTCAGATCATGGGTAAATAACGCGACAAGGATAATTATGATTAAAAATACAGAGCTTATTCTCGTCCAAAGACCCAACATTAAAAATAATCCAAAGATACATTCACAAAATGCAGTGAAGTTGGCAGTAAACTGAGGAAAAGGAAACCCTATAGTAGTGATAGTATTCAACATATATCCCTGGAAAATAGGATGGAAAAGTTTATTAAACCCTGCTACAAAAAAGAACAATCCAATTAATATTCTGCATATTATATAGATGTTATTCGTATTTTTTTCGAGGTTTGATAGTATTATCTTCATTATTTTTTTAATTCGTTTTTGATTACATCACCATGATAAAGCCATGAACAGCAGTTGGTCATGTAATTCTGGTTTAGATAATAGGATAGTGTATGGAAAAGATTATTCCATAGCTGAAAATATTATTTTATCAATAACTGAAAATTACATTTTTATTTTGGGCGGAATCCAGATAGAATTAAAAAAAGATGAATAGGGAGGATCATCATATAAAAAAAAGCCATTGCTTATTTCCGGGATCATAAATTTCTCAAATCCAAACGAAGGAAAAGATGCCGTAAAAAGGAGGGAAGAATTAGAACAATAATTATTATTACACTTTATCGGGGTCTTGTTATTTTCTTCAAGAAAGATCTTATTACATTTTTTCTGTGGTTTCTCTTCCGGATTAGAATTACTTATAATTTCTATGGTAGAAAAGGTCGTGTTTTCGGTTTTTGGGATCAGAAAATGGACTAGCATTAAAAATATACTAACTATCTGTATACAATGTAATATTCCATTTTTTCCTGTCATAAATCCCGTACAATTCAGACAAATATAATAAAATATTTATAGCTGCCTTTTAAACGATTATTATTTTTCAAGTTCCCGAACAACTGTTTTAGCCATTTCTTTGGAGCTGAAAGGATTTTGTCCTGTGATCAGATTGTCGTCAATCACCACATTGGAAGTCATAGGGATAAAGGCTTTTCTGTAATGTACACCCCGTTCTTTGAGTGCTGCTTCAAGATTAAAAGGAACTGCATTTTTTCTTCTGGCTAATGTTTCTTCAAACCAGTCGAATCCGGTTATAGATTTTCCTTTAATCATATATTCTCCATCAGATAATCTTACATTCAGCAATCCTCCGACTCCATGACAAATTGCGGCAACCATTTTATGGCTTTCATACTGCTTCCTGAGAACAGCCTGTAATGTGGAGTTATCCGGAAAATCATACATGGTAGCATGTCCGCCTGTCAGATAAACACAATCGAAACAGTTGTTTTCTACTTCATTCAGACTTTTTGTATGAGCCAGTATATCCATAAATACAGGATTTTCATAATAGCTTTTTGAAATTCCGTCAAGCATAAGCGGTTTCAGACTTTCCGGATCAATAGGAGTATTCCCTCCATTCGGAGAAGCAATGGTAATCTGCCATCCTTTTTCCTTTGCAGCATGATAAATATGGGTAAGTTCACTCAGCCACAATCCTGTCTTAAGCTGACTGTTGGCGTATTGGTCTACATTGGTTACGATTAACAAAATATTTTTTATCATAGTAGTATTAATTAAAAGATTTTCTGAATTCTAAAGGGGAAACAGTGGTCTGATTTTTAAACAAACGATGAAAAGACTGTGGATGCTCAAATCCCAGGCTATAAGCAATCTCAGATACGGACATGGTAGTGATAGACAACAGCTCTTTTGCCTTTTCAATCAATCTGTTCTGAATATGCTGCTGTGTTGTCTGTCCTGTATGAACCCTCAGCATGTCACTTAGATAATTGGGGCTTATATTCATCTGTCCTGCCACAAATTGTACGGTAGGAACCCCATTGATAAGCAGTTTTTCATTTTTGAAATAATCATCCAGTAAATTTTCAAGCTGAGTCAAAAGATCATGATTTACTTTTTTCCGGGTTAAAAACTGGCGGTTGTAGAATCTGTCACAGTACTTTAACAGCAGATCAATATTAGATACCAATAAATCCTGGGTAAAACCATCCATATTGGCTTCTATTTCTCTGCTGATATTATCCATGATGTCTGTTACAGATTTTTCTTCTTTATCGGAAAGATACAGTGCTTCATTGGCCATATAAGAGAAGTAGCCATAATCTTTTATTACAGAGGCTAATGGATATCCCTGCAGAAAATCAGGATGTATAACCAGTACATTTCCTCTAACTTCAGAAAGCAGAATATCTTCAAACTGCAATACCTGATGGGGAGCAATAAAATACATGATTCCATCCTCAAAGTCATAATAATGCTGTCCATATTTACATCTTCCCGCGCAATCCTTTTTAATGGAAATCACATAAAAATCTGTAGTCACGGCACTCAGAATAGTTTCCGGATCAATATTCACTTCATTAAAATCAAACACACTGATCAGAGGGTTGGAAGGCCTTTTCAGCTTCAGATAGTTGTGTAATGCTGTGATAGAGGTTACTTTTTCAGGAGCTTTCATTTTTTCGCTTATTTTTAACCACCCCGTCAAAAATTCTTTGAATTTTCGCCACCCCTCCGAAGAAGGGGAATATGCAGCCCTTCGGTTGTGGTATTGGTTTTTCTAAGTCACTTATTTTATTAAAGTTAGCTGTTCTTTTTTTATCTGTTCAATTCCCTGCCTGTAGGGAGTTATCTGAAATTCCGGGAACCTTTTCCTGAATTTTGAATCATCAAAAAGGTTGTCATATTTATATCTTGGAAGCAGTTCCAGTAACTCTTTTACATTTTTATTGAATAAAGATCCTATTTTAAAAGCCAGGTTAGGAATTACAGAATACCCGAATTCTTTTCCATAGATCTGAGACGTCAATGCAATGAACTTATTATAGCTTAACTTATTATCGTCTACCGGCAAATGCCAGGTTTGCCCATAAGCATCAGGAGTATTTCCAATTAAAGCTGTAGCGCGGCTTGCATCAGGTGTCCAGATCAGACTTCGAAGTTTATCATCTCTTAACGGAACTTTCAGTTTTTTATCTTCTTTAATGGCATTAAAAATAAGACTATTGGTAATACTTTGAGTTTTCCCAGGGCCATAAAATTCAGGAGCTCTGCAGATCACAGCTTCTATTGTTCCGGCTTCCATTTCTTTTAAAAGCATGTCTGCCATCTGTTTTCTTACTCTTCCTTTTCTGCCTACAGGAGCAAATTGGGTATGTTCCGTCAAAACTTCATTATTTTGAGGGTACATATAAGTATTATCAAAAAATACAAGCTTCGTCCCGTTGATTTTACAGGCTTCAATTACATTTTTCAATATTGTCAAAAATTGTTTTTCCCACAAATCTGTATCCATAGGAAGTCCAAGTGTGAAATAGGCAATTTCGGTTCCTTTCACGGCTTCTATTGCTTTTCCCCTGTCTGATAAATCTGCAGAGAAAACAGTATCAGTATCGTTTACTTTTTTAGCATTTCTGCTGACAATACGAATGTCTGAAGTATAATTTCTTTTTAATTCTCTTGCCAGTTCCTCACCAATCTGCCCATTGGCTCCTAATATCGTTTGCATCATTTCTAATTTTGAGGGTTATATATTGCATTGAAAATAAATACTTTCAGTTGCTTTTATTTCTAATGCAAAATTCGGGCATAATCATAAAAACAGAGTAGCTGAATCCATGAAAGTTGTAACATAATCTCTGAGATCATAAAAAAGCTGAGAAAGTAAAGATTACAACACTTGAATAATTTATTTTTTATTCCTCATTGTTTCCTTTTCTTTCCCAGCTTTAACTGCTGGCTTTTTTAATTTTTTCTATCCAGAGCCAGATAATTGTCATCAATTCTGCTGATCAGAATGTAGAACAAACCTGCATAGATCATCTGAATACCCATGGCTTCCCAGTTTTCCACCGTACTGCTTCCAAAAAGAAGCAAGATGATCAGGGAAGCTCCAGCAATAGTAGAGATACGGGTTTTGAAACCAATCATCAGCAGTAATCCGATAATAAATTCTAAAAAGGGGAGTGTGATCCCAAAGAGATGTACCAACGGCTCTGGAAGCCAGCTTGTTTCAAAACCCTTCACCATTCCTGATGCAAAATCCTGTAGTTTTATCAATCGGACCAATCCGTGTCCTAAAAGATTTATTCCCATCGAAACACGAAGGAAAAAATAGGCTGTTTTTGTATTATTCATAAAGATATTTTTTGGATAGAAGATCGAAGCCTGAAGATGGAAGTTATATATCCGGTATGATTCACTTTACTGTCTTTTTTATCTGTTTCAATTAACCGGTAATTTGTTTTTGCAGACTTTAATAACTTCCTTACTTATTAAACTTTTCTTCGCTATTATCAACAGGAGTTTCAGGATCATTCATTACCATTTTGGCTATATCATCTTTTCTCATAAAGACGACCCCTTGTTTTTCTTTGGTATATTTTATAAACTCTTCCATTGCATGTACCATTGCGGGAGTACCACCAATTCTGTCGTGAAAACTGATGCTCATCATTCTTCTCTTTGATGCGCCTTCTTCATAAAGACGGTCAAATTCAAATTTTAATTGGTTTAAAAACTGATCAGGACTCCAGTGCTTGCCTTCAATATTCACGATATCATTATTACGCAATGTGTAAGGGATTACAGCAAAATTTTTCCCTTTTACTTTGGTAATAAAGGGTTCATCATGGCTTACATCATCTATGTGATACAAAAAGCCGAGTTCCTGTAAAACTTTAAGCGTATTCGGACCTCTTCGAAGCCAATTAGCGTTATAACCTACAGCTTTCTGGCCTGTAATTTTTTCAACAACATCTACGCCCTGTTTCACAAAATTCAACTCATCAGCATAATTCTTATTCCACTGATTATCCCAGGTAAAACCATGAGCTGCAATTTCATGGCCTCCGTTGGCGATAGCTTTTGCCACTTCCGGATACTTTTCTGCTGCTGTTCCCACTACATGAGAGGTTACTTTAATGTCATATTTTTTCCATAGATCCAGCATTCTGTAAATTCCTTCATTTCCTCCATAACGATACCAGCTTTCTGCCGGAAGATCCGGTTGGCCTTTAGGAAGTGGAGTGCCACTGAAAGGACTTTCAGCACCCTCAGGCTGTCCGCCTGTTTCAAATTGCATAGAAACTGAAATTACCAGCTGAGCCCCATTAGGCCAGTGTTTTTTTGTTAAAGTCTTTGTTTCAGATAGATCTTTTTTTACTCTTTTATCCTTGTCGTGATCAGAAAAAGACATCAGAACGATTGTTGAAGCAGCCAACAGTATTGATTGTTTTATATATTTCATTTTGAATGTATTTAATAGGACAAAATTGATCAATAATGAATCAGGATATATTGTAAAAATTAATGGTAAATTTGTAAAAATCCATTCTTTCATGAAACGAATCGTTAATTTCAATTCTTTTAATGTTTTCAGCATTGAAAAAGAAATCTGGGATGTTGAATATCACAATCATAACTTTTATGAACTGATTATCATAGAAAGTGGAAAAGGGCTTCATCATCTCAACAATATTACTTTTCCTTACAAAAAGGGAGATGTTTTTCTCCTGCGGCCCAGCGATGGCCATGAGTTTTCTATTACCAATAAAACACGATTTATTTATATAAAATTTACAGAACAGTACATATGGGAAAATTTGCTCTCCAATAAAAAGAATGAGCTGAAAAAAGTTGTTCAGCTCATGATGGAAGATCATTCTTTTGTATACGAATCAGTGATCAAATGTAAAACGGATAGGGAACATCTGCTGCAGCTGGCCCGAATTCTTCTGTACGAGTTCAGCCATAAAAACACTTATAATAAAGAGATAAGTTCAGATCTTTTCTCTGCTATTATTACTATTCTGATCCGGAACACGATGAGCAATATCACAGCTAAAAACTGGATTACTCAAAACCTGAGCAGAATTGAAAGGATATTATATTATATCAATATTAATGCTTTAGATGGGGATAAAATGAAAATTGAAAATCTGGCCAGAGAGTTTATGCTTTCTCCTAATTATATCAGTATTTACATCAAAAAACAGACAGGATTTTCAATACAGCAACATGTGATGCAGCATAAAATGAAAACTGCAGAAAAACTTTTGCTTCAGAGTCATTACAACATCAGTGAGATTTCAGATAAACTGGGCTTCAATGATGCCAGCCACTTCAATAAAATATTCAAAGGGTATAAGGAAGTGTCTCCTTCTGAGTTTAAAAAGAGATCAATGGTGAAATAATGAAGATAAGTTTCATTTCAACTTTCTTAATGATTTTCTTTCCAGCTCAATTAATCTATTTTTTATATCTTTAATAATCAAACCTTTAAGCTTATGAAAGCGAGTGCCGGGATTTTACTCTTTAAAAAAGAAAAAGACAGACTGTATTACTTTCTGGTTCATCCTGGCGGACCTTTCTGGAAAAATAAAGACCTGGGAGCATGGTCTATTCCAAAAGGAGAGCTTCTTCCAGATGAAAATCCATTGGATCGTGCATTAACGGAATTTAAAGAAGAAACAGGGAAAACAGTGGAAGGGAACTTTGTTGAATTGTCACCCATTAAGCAAAAAGGAGGGAAAATAGTTTATGCCTGGGCATTGGAGGGTCATATGGATACTTCAGATCTTTACAGCAATACCTTCTCTATGGAATGGCCACCCAAATCCGGTAAAATAATAGAAATTCCCGAAGTAGATCAATGGGAATGGTTTACTTCAGAAGAAGCACAGCAACGCATTAATATTGCACAGAAAGATTTTATTACAGAACTCGAAAATATAGTAAAAAAAATAACACCTTAAAACAAAGCCATGAAAAAATTAAACAGAAAAACATTAAAAAACATTGTTGGAGAAATCGGTATAGAGCTGAACCTTCCTCTTCCTGTTGGCATCTGTCTTGGAAATCTACTTTCCTTGTGTCCTCCTCATTCTCATTGCCGCGCAGATGAAAGATGCTATCCTGATGCAGTGGGTCCCTGTATCAACGGGCTGTGTCCTTCAGGCTATCACTGCCATTCAGGAGAATGTGTAAGATAAAAAATCAAAACAAAAAGACGTTTATCAATCTGATAAACGTCTTTTATATATTAAAGTTTTATCTCTTTATTCCGATTGCCCTTAATGCACTGGATGTCAAAAAGATATCATCAAACACCGTAAGTGATTCTACATCATTAAATCCTGAAGGAATCAGGTCATTTTTATTAAAAGATAATTCGATAGAAGCATCATATGAAGCGATGATTCTCACTTTTGAATATCCGTTATAATCTACTTTAAAACCTTCAAACATACAGTTTTGTTCTGCCTTCTGATATTCGCCGTATTCTTCAAAACCTGCAATATCAGTTCTTTTTCCGTCATTATGGTCAAGGGATTTCCATGAGTCATAATTTTTAGGTTCTTTCAGAATATTTCCTTCACGATCTAAAGGAACAAACATTCCAAGAGTTAAACGCTTCTTTAAAAAATTGGCATAATTATTCATCAGATTTAAAATCTGAAGATCAGCATATCCTTCGTGTGAATAATATTCCAGCACGAAAGTGGTCATCGGAATCAGCTTATGAGAAGCATCAGTCGGCATAATTAGTCTTTACTTTTTTTTGGCCGATAAAAATAGTATTTTTATTTACTCTACCCAATGGAAGTAAGTGAATAGGATGGAATTTATACCGATTCTGAATAACAATAAGTATAGAACAACCCTCCATTTTTAGTATTTTTGAAGGAAATAACCTTATAGCAATAACCCATCCACTTGAAAAAACTGGAGATTTTTTACCCTTTACAAATTATTATATGTTGAAAAAAATACTTTTAGGAGCCAGCATCATTCATTGTTGCTTTTACAATACTATGGCTCAGAGCCCTGATCAACACCCGGTTTATACATCCGAATGGGGACATCTTTACCGAGATCAAGGAAATAATAAGGATCTTCTGGGGATATTTTCTACCGAAGCTCCGGTTTATCTTCTCGATTCTACCCGCACACAATACAAAGTACAGGTAAGCAACGGTGATATTGGCTTTATAAATCGTCAGCCTTTACAAAAAAACATGCGTGGAAAGAAATCTGCGGGTGAACCCGCTCAGTATTTTTATAGAGGAACACAAGGATATCAGTGCCCACATTATTATGTACAGGTATCAGAATTGCGTGTAAGGAAAGCTCCTACAACAGAAAGTGCAGCAATCCGAAGAGCTGCTTTAAATGAAATGGTTTGTATTGATTATGTTCCCCTATATGAGGATGGCTGGATCTATATTGGTGATCATTTCCACGAAAATCCCGCATATATCCAAATGAAATATCTGGGTACTGAACTTACCTATGAAAAAGTATTGAAAGACTATCTGGCAGCGAAGGGTAAAGACAAGGAAAAAGAGCTGGCTCAGGTTGGAAGATTACGTGAAATGGCATGGATTGGGGATAAAAACCTTAAACAAGCCTTACAATACTGGAAAGAATCCAATACCGGTATAGAAAACCCAAAGATAGATATCGATTTTGAACTTCTTCTGGCAGATCAATTTGCAAAAAAGCCAGGTACACAGGCTTATGAAAAGAAATTGAAAGCATTAAATATGCATTTCCTATGGAAGGAAACCTCTCTTTTTGACGGAAAAATCACAGATGCACAGATTAGACAACTGGAGATGCAGAAGGTTAAAGAGATCCCCAATATGCCGGAATGCGGCTGGGAACCTCAATATTTTTATAGAACACCTAATATTATTATTGCTTTTGAAGAATATAAAGGAAAAGTTTCTGGAAGTATCTATAAAATGTCTTTCAGTAATGGTGAAGCTTTAGTCTTAGGAAATGAGCGTATGGATTCCAATTATGATGAAAGAAATTTTGTAACCCGTTTTGGGGATATGCTGTCTGCACGC is a genomic window containing:
- a CDS encoding DoxX family protein yields the protein MKIILSNLEKNTNNIYIICRILIGLFFFVAGFNKLFHPIFQGYMLNTITTIGFPFPQFTANFTAFCECIFGLFLMLGLWTRISSVFLIIIILVALFTHDLSTIPKELIPVKPETGVYKMDPFTWLGYFLYLPQMLYLLFLLLFLFQGCTGFGIDTFRKTKSGNN
- a CDS encoding type 1 glutamine amidotransferase domain-containing protein, with product MIKNILLIVTNVDQYANSQLKTGLWLSELTHIYHAAKEKGWQITIASPNGGNTPIDPESLKPLMLDGISKSYYENPVFMDILAHTKSLNEVENNCFDCVYLTGGHATMYDFPDNSTLQAVLRKQYESHKMVAAICHGVGGLLNVRLSDGEYMIKGKSITGFDWFEETLARRKNAVPFNLEAALKERGVHYRKAFIPMTSNVVIDDNLITGQNPFSSKEMAKTVVRELEK
- a CDS encoding helix-turn-helix domain-containing protein, producing the protein MKAPEKVTSITALHNYLKLKRPSNPLISVFDFNEVNIDPETILSAVTTDFYVISIKKDCAGRCKYGQHYYDFEDGIMYFIAPHQVLQFEDILLSEVRGNVLVIHPDFLQGYPLASVIKDYGYFSYMANEALYLSDKEEKSVTDIMDNISREIEANMDGFTQDLLVSNIDLLLKYCDRFYNRQFLTRKKVNHDLLTQLENLLDDYFKNEKLLINGVPTVQFVAGQMNISPNYLSDMLRVHTGQTTQQHIQNRLIEKAKELLSITTMSVSEIAYSLGFEHPQSFHRLFKNQTTVSPLEFRKSFN
- a CDS encoding NAD-dependent epimerase/dehydratase family protein, which encodes MQTILGANGQIGEELARELKRNYTSDIRIVSRNAKKVNDTDTVFSADLSDRGKAIEAVKGTEIAYFTLGLPMDTDLWEKQFLTILKNVIEACKINGTKLVFFDNTYMYPQNNEVLTEHTQFAPVGRKGRVRKQMADMLLKEMEAGTIEAVICRAPEFYGPGKTQSITNSLIFNAIKEDKKLKVPLRDDKLRSLIWTPDASRATALIGNTPDAYGQTWHLPVDDNKLSYNKFIALTSQIYGKEFGYSVIPNLAFKIGSLFNKNVKELLELLPRYKYDNLFDDSKFRKRFPEFQITPYRQGIEQIKKEQLTLIK
- a CDS encoding DoxX family protein — encoded protein: MNNTKTAYFFLRVSMGINLLGHGLVRLIKLQDFASGMVKGFETSWLPEPLVHLFGITLPFLEFIIGLLLMIGFKTRISTIAGASLIILLLFGSSTVENWEAMGIQMIYAGLFYILISRIDDNYLALDRKN
- a CDS encoding polysaccharide deacetylase family protein encodes the protein MKYIKQSILLAASTIVLMSFSDHDKDKRVKKDLSETKTLTKKHWPNGAQLVISVSMQFETGGQPEGAESPFSGTPLPKGQPDLPAESWYRYGGNEGIYRMLDLWKKYDIKVTSHVVGTAAEKYPEVAKAIANGGHEIAAHGFTWDNQWNKNYADELNFVKQGVDVVEKITGQKAVGYNANWLRRGPNTLKVLQELGFLYHIDDVSHDEPFITKVKGKNFAVIPYTLRNNDIVNIEGKHWSPDQFLNQLKFEFDRLYEEGASKRRMMSISFHDRIGGTPAMVHAMEEFIKYTKEKQGVVFMRKDDIAKMVMNDPETPVDNSEEKFNK
- a CDS encoding AraC family transcriptional regulator, translating into MKRIVNFNSFNVFSIEKEIWDVEYHNHNFYELIIIESGKGLHHLNNITFPYKKGDVFLLRPSDGHEFSITNKTRFIYIKFTEQYIWENLLSNKKNELKKVVQLMMEDHSFVYESVIKCKTDREHLLQLARILLYEFSHKNTYNKEISSDLFSAIITILIRNTMSNITAKNWITQNLSRIERILYYININALDGDKMKIENLAREFMLSPNYISIYIKKQTGFSIQQHVMQHKMKTAEKLLLQSHYNISEISDKLGFNDASHFNKIFKGYKEVSPSEFKKRSMVK
- a CDS encoding NUDIX hydrolase yields the protein MKASAGILLFKKEKDRLYYFLVHPGGPFWKNKDLGAWSIPKGELLPDENPLDRALTEFKEETGKTVEGNFVELSPIKQKGGKIVYAWALEGHMDTSDLYSNTFSMEWPPKSGKIIEIPEVDQWEWFTSEEAQQRINIAQKDFITELENIVKKITP